From the Cucurbita pepo subsp. pepo cultivar mu-cu-16 chromosome LG05, ASM280686v2, whole genome shotgun sequence genome, one window contains:
- the LOC111796034 gene encoding heterogeneous nuclear ribonucleoprotein 1-like, giving the protein MQTDSGKLFVGGISWDTDEERLKEYFSAFGEVVEAVIMKDRITGRGRGFGFIVFVDPNVADRVVREKHNIDGRMVEAKRAVPRNDQNIVGRTSGTINVSPSAGRTKKIFVGGLASTVTESEFKSYFDQFGTITDVVVMYDHNTLRPRGFGFITYDNEDAVDKVLIKTFHELNGKMVEVKRAVPKELSPGPSRSPLGGYNYGQSRVNSFLNGYTQGYSSSTIGSYGVRMDGRFSPVSSGRSVFTPFGSGYGMGVNFEIGLNPGYGGASNFANNLNYGRGLSPYYTGNSDRFNNIGFESGNGGNSSFFSSATQNLWGSGGLNNGSNSANSNAHLGSASGIIGGNAFANSGVNWSSSGISSQAGGNHIFSNSGSLNYGGVDSGYTLGAGGYGRNSGTVLPPTSSFSTSVGFDGSLADFYSANYSDPTWGPSNFERDGSGPIGYGLGNAASDVSSRSSPGFIGGQSVNRRQSSRGNTT; this is encoded by the exons ATGCAAACTGATAGCGGCAAGTTATTTGTTGGTGGAATATCTTGGGATACTGATGAAGAACGTCTTAAAGAGTATTTCAGTGCCTTTGGTGAGGTTGTAGAAGCTGTGATTATGAAGGATCGGATCACAGGTCGCGGTCGTGGCTTCGgctttattgtttttgttgatcCAAATGTTGCAGATAGAGTTGTAAGGGAGAAGCATAATATTGATGGAAGAATG GTTGAGGCTAAAAGGGCTGTTCCCAGGAATGACCAGAACATTGTAGGTAGAACCAGTGGTACCATTAATGTTTCTCCTAGTGCTGGACGAACTAAAAAGATATTTGTTGGGGGCTTAGCATCGACTGTTACAGAGAGCGAATTCAAGAGCTATTTTGATCAATTTGGGACAATTACAGATGTTGTGGTGATGTACGACCACAATACTCTTCGACCCAGAGGATTCGGGTTTATTACATATGATAACGAAGATGCAGTAGATAAGGTTCTTATCAAGACTTTCCATGAACTGAATGGAAAAATGGTTGAAGTTAAGCGTGCAGTTCCGAAGGAGTTGTCACCAGGTCCTAGCCGTAGTCCACTGGGTGGATACAATTATGGTCAGAGTAGGGTCAATAGCTTCCTTAATGGTTACACTCAGGGGTACAGTTCAAGTACAATTGGAAGCTATGGTGTTAGAATGGATGGTAGATTTAGTCCGGTTTCTAGTGGTCGAAGTGTATTCACTCCGTTCGGTTCAGGTTATGGAATGGGAGTGAACTTTGAGATTGGTTTAAACCCGGGGTACGGTGGAGCTTCCAATTTTGCCAATAATCTCAACTATGGACGGGGACTGAGCCCGTATTATACTGGTAATTCTGATAGGTTTAACAACATAGGTTTTGAAAGTGGCAATGGAGGAAACTCATCCTTCTTCAGCTCAGCAACTCAAAACTTGTGGGGAAGTGGAGGGCTCAACAATGGTTCAAACTCTGCCAATTCCAATGCTCATTTGGGATCAGCAAGCGGCATCATTGGAGGAAATGCATTTGCCAATTCTGGAGTTAACTGGAGTAGTTCTGGAATCTCGTCTCAAGCGGGaggaaatcatatttttagtAACTCCGGGAGTCTAAATTATGGAGGTGTTGACAGTGGTTATACTCTTGGAGCTGGAGGGTATGGGAGGAACAGTGGTACTGTTTTGCCTCCGACGTCATCATTTTCTACCTCTGTTGGTTTTGACGGGTCCTTGGCCGATTTCTACAGTGCTAATTACAGCGATCCCACGTGGGGACCTTCCAATTTTGAAAGAGATGGATCTGGACCCATTGGTTATGGACTTGGCAATGCTGCCTCAGATGTCTCATCCAGAAGCTCTCCTGGTTTCATTGGTGGTCAAAGCGTTAATAGGAGGCAGTCGAGCAGAG GAAACACTACCTAG
- the LOC111794902 gene encoding histidine kinase 2-like has translation MSLNCKFSIFNGKFPAGFKLKKAKEHLCLLNSTGKWKKKLFCLWIFTVVLALGSWFSLRSCNVNSGTRQQTSDLFDEETQTLMRHFNVSKNQIQALTALLSESDRMTSMGCINDFGSDKSQLDGIACALRSLYWEQDLHKQHVWVEGSADSSVGQCPIRTEKVPENSEQLFSEDITVPYATDLSVSLLSSGNQLCGKIIEQAGVLRYFIRKHWKSFYSLLIGCFSVFLGVISFQKTSGFHLKLWNKKHPKPNQPLVHPQWVLQRRKKHQQVKDSSKGAGKWRKVLLRIFIVFGIIGSIWLFWYLNKTAILRREETLANMCDERARMLQDQFNVSMNHVHALAVLTSTFHHGKQPSAINQKTFGEYTERTSFERPLTSGVAYALKVNHSEREQFERIHGWTIKKMETEDQTLVQDCNPENLEPAPIQDEYAPVIFSQETVAHIVSIDMMSGKEDRENILRARASGKGVLTSPFKLLKSNHLGVVLTFAVYDTDLPPDATPEQRIEATVGYLGASYDIPSLVEKLLHQLASKQTIVVNVYDTTNHSAPINMYGSDFSDTGLLHISKLDFGDPLRRHEMHCRFKHKPPPPWTAINSSVGVLIITLLVGHIFHAAISRIAKVENDYHETMWLKSLAEAADVAKSQFLATISHEIRTPMNGVLGMLKLLMDTNLDPNQLDFARTAHESGKDLISLINKVLDQAKIESGRLELESVPFDLRAILDNVLSPFSLKSNDMGIELAVYVSDLVPEVVIGDPGRFRQIITHLVGNSVKFTHKKGHILVSVHLADEVRGPVDFMDIVLRQGTYLAGDASKNSSTTFSGLPVVNRWKSWEDFKKFSNTNAEEEPKTIKILVTVEDTGVGIPRKAQSRIFTSFMQADSSTSRIYGGTGIGLSISKRLVDLMDGEIGFVSEPGIGSTFSFTVSFQKGETNFLDTKRSQFDLGVMEFQGLRALIIDNSCIRAEVTRYHLQRLGISVDIALSAESAYQYLSNTSNTRVSTQLAMILIDKDIWDKKVGLKFHLLFKEHVDRSVTNLQMNTPKLFLLANPISSNELNELKSSGHVNNVLIKPLQLNMLVSCFHEAFGIEKRNQVVIKRPSTLKNLLKDKHVLVVDDNAVNRRVAEGALKKYGAVVTCVECGKDAVALLDPPHDFDACFMDLQMPEMNGFEATKQVRAVEGGVNEKLTSGEVSTEDNKVYWHTPIFAMTADLIQSLYEQCLKCGMDGYVAKPFEEEQLYSALACYFETT, from the exons ATGTCTTTGAACTGCAAGTTTTCTATCTTTAATGGAAAGTTTCCAGCTGGGTTTAAGCTGAAGAAGGCTAAGGAACATCTATGTTTGTTAAATTCCAccggaaaatggaagaagaagctgTTCTGTCTTTGGATTTTTACTGTCGTTTTAGCTTTGGGGAGCTGGTTTTCCTTGCGTTCGTGTAATGTGAATAGTGGAACAAGACAGCAAACCTCGGACTTGTTCGATGAAGAAACTCAAACTTTGATGCGGCATTTCAATGTAAGCAAGAATCAGATTCAAGCTTTGACTGCCTTGTTATCTGAATCAGATCGG ATGACATCCATGGGGTGCATCAATGATTTTGGATCTGACAAATCACAGTTGGATGGAATTGCCTGTGCCCTGAGGTCACTGTACTGGGAGCAAGATTTGCACAAGCAGCATGTATGGGTTGAAGGAAGTGCAGATTCCAGTGTTGGTCAGTGCCCAATTCGAACTGAGAAGGTCCCTGAAAATTCTGAACAATTATTCTCTGAGGACATAACTGTTCCATATGCTACAGACTTATCTGTCTCTTTACTTTCTTCTGGAAATCAGCTCTGTGGAAAG ATAATTGAACAAGCAGGAGTTCTAAGATACTTTATAAGAAAGCACTGGAAGAGTTTCTATAGTTTGTTGATTGGATGTTTTTCAGTCTTTCTTGGAGTGATATCATTCCAGAAAACATCTGGTTTCCATCTAAAATTGTGGAACAAAAAACATCCAAAGCCAAATCAGCCATTGGTTCATCCACAATGGGTCTTACAACGGAGAAAAAAGCATCAACAAGTCAAAGATTCTTCTAAAGGAGCAGGGAAATGGCGGAAGGTGCTCCTAAGAATATTTATTGTATTCGGAATAATCGGGTCCATATGGCTATTTTGGTACCTGAACAAGACAGCCATtttgagaagagaagaaactcTTGCAAACATGTGTGATGAGCGAGCTCGGATGTTGCAGGACCAGTTTAATGTTAGCATGAACCATGTTCATGCATTGGCCGTTCTTACCTCGACGTTCCACCATGGAAAACAACCTTCAGCTATTAATCAG AAAACATTTGGTGAGTATACAGAAAGAACATCCTTTGAAAGACCACTAACTAGTGGTGTAGCTTATGCTTTGAAAGTTAATCACTCAGAAAGAGAACAATTTGAGAGGATTCATGGATGgacaataaagaaaatggagacAGAGGACCAAACTCTTGTTCAAGATTGTAACCCAGAAAATTTGGAGCCTGCACCAATTCAAGACGAATATGCACCTGTCATATTTTCTCAAGAAACGGTCGCTCATATCGTTTCTATCGACATGATGTCTGGAAAA GAAGATCGTGAGAACATATTGCGAGCTAGAGCTTCTGGAAAGGGAGTGCTTACATCTCCTTTTAAGCTTTTGAAATCTAATCACCTTGGAGTCGTCCTCACGTTTGCCGTCTATGACACTGACCTCCCACCAGATGCTACTCCCGAGCAACGTATCGAAGCTACTGTTGG TTATCTAGGTGCATCTTATGATATCCCCTCACTGGTGGAAAAGCTTCTGCATCAGCTTGCTAGTAAGCAGACAATTGTTGTGAACGTTTATGATACGACCAATCATTCCGCTCCCATTAATATGTATGGTTCGGATTTTTCCGATACTGGGCTACTGCATATTAGTAAACTTGATTTTGGGGATCCATTAAGAAGGCATGAGATGCATTGTAG ATTCAAGCATAAACCTCCACCTCCTTGGACAGCCATCAATTCATCGGTTGGCGTCCTTATCATTACCTTGCTGGTTGGGCATATTTTTCATGCAGCCATAAGTCGGATCGCAAAAGTGGAGAATGACTATCACGAGACGATGTGGCTTAAAAGTCTTGCCGAAGCTGCTGATGTCGCAAAATCACAG TTTCTGGCAACAATTTCCCATGAGATCAGAACACCAATGAATGGTGTTTTAG GCATGCTGAAATTACTGATGGACACTAACCTTGATCCGAATCAACTGGATTTTGCCCGGACTGCTCACGAGAGTGGAAAAGATCTGATATCTCTTATAAATAAGGTTCTTGATCAAGCTAAGATAGAATCAGGAAGGCTTGAACTTGAATCTGTACCTTTTGATCTGCGTGCTATACTTGATAATGTTCTTTCAcctttttctctcaaatcCAATGATATGGGAATTGAG TTGGCTGTTTATGTCTCTGATTTGGTGCCTGAAGTTGTCATCGGTGACCCTGGACGTTTTCGTCAAATAATTACTCATCTCGTTGGAAACTCGGTCAAG TTTACTCATAAAAAGGGACACATATTAGTCTCAGTGCATCTGGCTGATGAAGTGAGAGGCCCAGTTGATTTTATGGACATTGTGCTTAGACAAGGCACGTACTTAGCTGGAGATGCATCAAAGAATAGTTCTACTACATTCAGTGGGTTACCTGTGGTGAATAGATGGAAAAGCTGGGAGGATTTCAAAAAGTTCAGCAATACAAATGCGGAGGAGGAACccaaaactattaaaatacTCGTGACAGTTGAGGATACAGGTGTAGGAATTCCCCGAAAAGCACAAAGCCGAATTTTCACTTCTTTTATGCAGGCTGATAGTTCCACTTCACGGATATATGGTGGCACTGGAATAGGATTGAGTATTAGCAAACGTTTGGTCGATCTCATGGATGGGGAGATCGGGTTTGTGAGTGAGCCTGGTATAGGTAGCACGTTTTCATTTACGGTTTCTTTTCAGAAAGGGGAAACAAATTTTCTGGATACGAAACGGTCACAGTTTGATCTCGGTGTTATGGAGTTCCAGGGGCTAAGAGCTTTAATAATAGATAATAGCTGCATTCGAGCTGAGGTCACGAGATATCATCTGCAGAGGCTCGGGATTTCTGTTGATATAGCTCTGAGTGCAGAATCTGCTTATCAGTATTTATCTAATACTTCCAACACAAG AGTATCGACGCAATTAGCCATGATTCTTATAGACAAAGATATTTGGGACAAGAAAGTGGGTCTGAAGTTCCATCTTCTGTTTAAAGAGCACGTTGATAGAAGTGTGACAAATCTCCAGATGAATACTCCAAAGCTCTTTCTTTTGGCAAACCCCATTAGCTCCAATGAGCTGAATGAACTTAAATCTTCTGGTCATGTAAATAATGTATTGATTAAACCTCTTCAGCTAAACATGTTGGTCAGTTGCTTCCACGAAGCGTTTGGGATCGAGAAGCGGAATCAAGTAGTAATTAAAAGACCTTCTACTCTTAAGAACCTGCTGAAAGACAAGCATGTTTTGGTTGTGGATGACAATGCGGTTAACAGAAGGGTGGCAGAAGGTGCCTTGAAGAAATATGGAGCTGTTGTAACTTGTGTAGAATGTGGAAAGGATGCGGTGGCTCTGCTCGACCCTCCACACGACTTTGATGCTTGTTTCATGGACCTCCAGATGCCTGAGATGAATGG GTTTGAAGCTACAAAACAGGTTCGTGCTGTAGAAGGAGGGGTAAACGAGAAACTTACATCAGGAGAAGTGTCAACTGAGGACAATAAGGTTTATTGGCACACACCAATATTTGCTATGACGGCAGATTTAATTCAGTCTCTGTATGAACAGTGCCTGAAGTGTGGGATGGATGGTTATGTAGCTAAGCCATTTGAAGAAGAGCAACTTTATTCAGCTCTAGCATGCTATTTCGAGACTACTTGA
- the LOC111794674 gene encoding probable serine/threonine-protein kinase WNK11 → MPADNSIPFDRDAEPFVEVDPTGRFGRYDDLLGSGAVKKVYRAFDQEEGIEVAWNQVRLRKFSGDPVFINRLRSEVQLLSTLSNDYIIVCYSVWNDDEHNTLNFITEVCTSGNLRDYRKKHRHVSIKALKKWSKQVLEGLDYLHNHEPCIIHRDLNCSNIFVNGNIGQVKIGDLGFAAIVGKSHAAHSIIGTPEYMAPELYEEDYTEMVDIYSFAMCLLEMVTMEIPYSECDSIAKIYKKVTTGIKPQALNKVTNDEVRAFIEKCIAQPRARPTTSELLKDPFFDEVRDEDSEQSY, encoded by the exons ATGCCAGCTGATAATTCAATTCCATTTGACCGAGATGCCGAGCCTTTCGTTGAGGTCGATCCAACTGGAAGGTTTGGACGATACGATGATCTTCTTGGGTCTGGAGCAGTGAAGAAAGTATATCGGGCATTTGATCAGGAGGAAGGTATAGAGGTTGCTTGGAATCAGGTTCGATTGAGGAAATTCAGTGGGGATCCAGTGTTCATCAACCGCTTGAGATCGGAGGTTCAGCTGCTGAGCACGTTGAGTAACGATTATATCATAGTTTGCTACAGTGTTTGGAATGATGATGAGCACAATACATTGAATTTCATTACCGAGGTGTGTACATCAGGAAATCTGAGGGATTATCGTAAGAAACATCGACATGTGTCAATTAAGGCCTTGAAGAAGTGGTCAAAGCAGGTACTTGAGGGATTGGATTATCTTCATAATCATGAGCCTTGCATTATTCACCGAGATCTCAACTGCAGTAACATATTTGTCAATGGGAATATTGGTCAG GTGAAAATAGGTGATCTAGGTTTTGCAGCTATAGTTGGCAAGAGTCATGCTGCGCACTCAATCATAGGCACACCGGAGTATATGGCACCAGAACTGTACGAGGAAGATTACACAGAGATGGTGGATATATACTCTTTTGCGATGTGTTTGCTTGAGATGGTCACGATGGAGATACCATACAGTGAATGTGATAGTATTGCCAAGATATACAAGAAGGTGACGACTGGAATAAAACCCCAAGCATTAAACAAAGTGACAAATGATGAAGTCAGGGCTTTCATTGAGAAGTGCATTGCACAACCAAGGGCAAGGCCTACCACTTCTGAACTTCTCAAGGACCCCTTCTTCGACGAAGTCAGGGATGAAGATTCCGAACAGAGTTATTAG
- the LOC111795929 gene encoding F-box protein At3g07870-like: MSIMPSNPVLRLLHNKKLNRQEQTHQMDNLPHDVLLSILSRLPISSLIQFRYVCRSWRLLAQHPQVLDLHNSVDDHHNFRCLIFHCDYPIRNQLYFVDLPDFRDEKLSVKRIFTPFSATMSEYDVVGSCHGFLCLSDSLYNDKLFIYNPFTRDYLELPKTKEFSNPDVVCGVGFHPQTKQFKVLTIVYARGFRRIQRRFSHSEVQIFTLGSSNWRSIGKLYHHLAQGQPQAVVNGRLHWVSLPPRHHLGRAIVSFDLETEQFIDIPKPDLGSLSRNNYHLVILNGCLSAAVYCTYGKMEIWVMKEYGVKESWVKSFNIGTYMPKALKQEAEIPFKVSKIVLRGRIVRVLCILKSGEILLEYRNRALVLFHPNTGKFKDVAFEGMPHWFQTVVHFGSLNRIDTMF, encoded by the coding sequence ATGTCGATCATGCCCTCAAACCCtgttcttcgtcttcttcacaACAAGAAGCTCAATCGTCAAGAACAAACTCACCAAATGGATAATCTTCCTCACGATGTTCTTCTCAGCATCCTTTCTCGCCTACCCATTTCATCTCTGATTCAGTTCAGATACGTTTGCAGGTCATGGCGGCTTTTAGCTCAACACCCACAAGTTCTTGACCTGCACAATTCTGTCGATGATCATCATAACTTCCGTTGCTTAATCTTCCACTGTGATTACCCCATCAGAAATCAGCTCTATTTCGTTGATTTACCTGATTTCAGAGACGAGAAATTGTCAGTGAAGAGGATTTTCACTCCTTTTTCAGCTACAATGTCCGAGTACGATGTGGTCGGTTCATGTCATGGCTTCCTCTGTTTATCTGATTCTCTTTACAATGACAAGCTCTTTATTTACAACCCCTTTACTAGAGATTACTTAGAACTCCCCAAAACCAAGGAATTTTCGAACCCGGATGTGGTTTGTGGAGTTGGATTTCACCCACAAACTAAACAGTTCAAGGTGCTTACCATTGTTTATGCCAGAGGCTTTCGCCGTATACAGAGACGCTTTAGCCACTCTGAAGTTCAAATCTTCACATTGGGAAGTTCCAATTGGAGAAGCATCGGCAAACTTTACCACCATCTAGCTCAAGGGCAGCCTCAAGCCGTTGTCAATGGCAGACTCCACTGGGTTTCTCTGCCTCCACGACACCATCTCGGTCGCGCCATTGTCTCATTCGACTTAGAAACAGAGCAATTCATTGACATCCCAAAGCCGGATTTGGGGAGCTTAAGTCGAAACAATTACCATTTAGTGATTCTAAATGGCTGTCTCTCTGCTGCTGTCTACTGCACTTACGGCAAAATGGAGATTTGGGTCATGAAAGAGTATGGCGTGAAGGAATCTTGGGTTAAAAGTTTCAACATTGGAACATACATGCCAAAAGCACTTAAACAAGAAGCAGAGATACCGTTTAAGGTGTCGAAGATCGTGCTTCGAGGCAGAATTGTGAGGGTTCTCTGCATTTTGAAAAGCGGAGAGATTTTGTTGGAGTATAGAAACAGAGCTCTGGTTCTTTTCCATCCAAATACTGGGAAATTCAAGGATGTTGCTTTTGAAGGCATGCCCCATTGGTTTCAAACTGTTGTTCATTTCGGAAGCTTGAATCGGATCGATACTATGTTCTGA
- the LOC111794903 gene encoding glucan endo-1,3-beta-glucosidase 12-like isoform X1, whose product MSNNQKRQKPHLKEGTLLTLALLLLSTIQHKAGGEFEQWCIADEQTPDDELQMALDWACGRGGGNCSKIQPNQPCFNPNTVKDHASFAFNAYFQNFKHQGGSCFFKGAAIITELDPSHGSCQYEFIP is encoded by the exons ATGTCGAATAATCAGAAACGCCAGAAACCCCATTTGAAGGAAG GTACCCTGCTCACTCTGGCTCTGCTATTACTGTCAACAATTCAGCATAAAGCAG GTGGGGAGTTTGAGCAATGGTGTATAGCAGACGAGCAGACCCCAGATGATGAACTACAAATGGCTTTGGATTGGGCTTGTGGAAGAGGAGGCGGCAACTGCAGCAAAATCCAACCAAACCAGCCTTGTTTTAACCCAAATACAGTGAAAGATCATGCTTCATTTGCCTTCAATGCTTACTTTCAGAACTTCAAGCATCAGGGTGGATCCTGTTTCTTCAAAGGAGCTGCCATCATTACAGAGCTGGATCCTA GCCATGGTTCTTGCCAATACGAGTTTATTCCGTAG
- the LOC111794903 gene encoding glucan endo-1,3-beta-glucosidase 12-like isoform X2 translates to MAALWTGTLLTLALLLLSTIQHKAGGEFEQWCIADEQTPDDELQMALDWACGRGGGNCSKIQPNQPCFNPNTVKDHASFAFNAYFQNFKHQGGSCFFKGAAIITELDPSHGSCQYEFIP, encoded by the exons ATGGCTGCTCTGTGGACAGGTACCCTGCTCACTCTGGCTCTGCTATTACTGTCAACAATTCAGCATAAAGCAG GTGGGGAGTTTGAGCAATGGTGTATAGCAGACGAGCAGACCCCAGATGATGAACTACAAATGGCTTTGGATTGGGCTTGTGGAAGAGGAGGCGGCAACTGCAGCAAAATCCAACCAAACCAGCCTTGTTTTAACCCAAATACAGTGAAAGATCATGCTTCATTTGCCTTCAATGCTTACTTTCAGAACTTCAAGCATCAGGGTGGATCCTGTTTCTTCAAAGGAGCTGCCATCATTACAGAGCTGGATCCTA GCCATGGTTCTTGCCAATACGAGTTTATTCCGTAG
- the LOC111795548 gene encoding scarecrow-like transcription factor PAT1: MQASQLHRGQHMSKRLCYQPLQGVDAYCVSQFQTLGRQLYTNAGNERAQFNLQDISDRYCTLESSSGSHGYATHNSTSTTVTFSSNGSPSDQHNSPDNTYGSPVSGSCITDDISDFRHKLLELETVMLGPDSDIIDSFDSFYQEGTENSEVGSWGQVMDAITKGNLKKILIACAKAVSDNDALMAQWLMDELRKMVSVRGEPMQRLGAYMLEGLVARSAFSGSSIYKSLRCKEPASMELLSYMHVLYDVCPYFKFGYMSANGAIAEAMKDEDRVHIIDFQISQGTQWITLIQAFAGRPGGPPHIRITGIDDPASAHARGGGLDIVGMRLSKLAKLFNVPFEFHSAAISGCDVQQKDLGIRRGEALAVNFAFMLHHMPDESVSTENHRDRLLRLVKGLSPKVVTLVEQESNTNTAAFFPRFIETLDYYNAMFESIDVTLPRQHKERINIEQHCLAREVVNILACEGAERVERHELLGKWRLRFSMAGFTPYPLSSLVNATIKTLLDNYSNRYRLEEKEGALYLGWMDRDLVASCAWK, from the coding sequence ATGCAAGCTTCTCAGCTTCATAGAGGTCAACATATGTCGAAAAGACTGTGTTATCAGCCACTTCAAGGAGTGGATGCCTACTGTGTCTCCCAATTTCAAACTTTAGGTCGCCAATTATATACCAATGCTGGCAACGAAAGAGCTCAGTTCAATCTTCAAGACATCAGTGATCGGTACTGCACTTTGGAATCGTCCTCGGGAAGCCACGGCTATGCAACTCACAACTCGACGTCGACGACCGTCACTTTCTCATCCAATGGGAGTCCTTCTGATCAGCATAATTCCCCTGACAATACGTATGGCTCACCAGTAAGCGGATCCTGCATAACAGATGATATTAGTGATTTTAGGCACAAACTGCTGGAATTGGAAACTGTGATGCTTGGCCCTGATTCTGATATTATTGATAGTTTTGATAGTTTCTACCAGGAAGGAACAGAGAATTCAGAAGTGGGAAGTTGGGGACAAGTGATGGATGCTATCACTAAAGGGAACTTAAAAAAGATCCTAATAGCTTGTGCTAAGGCCGTGTCCGATAATGATGCCTTAATGGCGCAATGGCTTATGGATGAACTGCGCAAGATGGTGTCGGTTCGGGGTGAACCGATGCAGAGATTGGGAGCTTATATGTTGGAGGGGCTGGTTGCACGGTCAGCCTTCTCAGGCAGTAGCATCTATAAATCTTTGAGATGCAAGGAACCAGCAAGCATGGAGCTCCTCTCTTATATGCATGTTTTGTACGATGTTTGCCCGTATTTCAAATTTGGATACATGTCTGCAAATGGTGCCATTGCAGAAGCCATGAAAGATGAAGATAGAGTACACATCATTGATTTCCAAATCTCTCAGGGTACTCAATGGATCACTTTGATTCAAGCTTTTGCAGGCAGGCCTGGTGGACCGCCTCACATTCGTATAACCGGCATAGATGATCCTGCATCAGCTCACGCTCGGGGAGGCGGTCTAGATATCGTTGGGATGAGGCTTTCTAAGTTAGCGAAGTTATTTAATGTCCCATTTGAGTTTCACTCGGCTGCCATCTCTGGCTGCGACGTTCAGCAGAAAGACTTGGGAATTCGACGAGGGGAGGCTTTAGCAGTGAACTTTGCATTCATGCTACACCATATGCCAGATGAGAGCGTAAGCACCGAAAACCATCGAGATCGGTTATTGAGGCTGGTTAAGGGTCTGTCTCCAAAGGTAGTGACCCTTGTTGAACAAGAATCCAACACGAACACCGCTGCGTTCTTTCCCCGGTTCATCGAGACGCTGGATTACTACAACGCCATGTTCGAATCAATCGACGTTACTCTTCCAAGGCAGCACAAGGAGCGAATCAACATCGAGCAGCATTGTCTAGCCAGGGAAGTTGTCAACATACTAGCATGTGAAGGGGCAGAGAGAGTAGAACGACACGAGCTACTCGGAAAGTGGCGACTGCGATTCTCAATGGCAGGATTCACTCCCTACCCATTAAGCTCTTTGGTGAATGCTACCATAAAAACGTTATTAGATAACTATTCTAACAGGTATAGGcttgaagagaaagaaggggCTCTATATCTAGGTTGGATGGATAGGGATTTGGTTGCTTCTTGTGCATGGAAGTGA